A part of Papaver somniferum cultivar HN1 unplaced genomic scaffold, ASM357369v1 unplaced-scaffold_25, whole genome shotgun sequence genomic DNA contains:
- the LOC113341181 gene encoding mitochondrial fission 1 protein A-like, producing MIYDYKEDLKNYPEETPRDVMNGCILKLCRALVHSTDKGNIKEGIQKLEGGLRGVLGELSPVQKREMLYLLAVGHYRDGDYASSLSYLNQCLEIAPHFN from the exons ATGATTTAT GATTATAAAGAAGATCTCAAGAACTACCCAGAGGAGACTCCAAGGGATGTTATGAATGGTTGCATCCTGAAGTTGTGCCGGGCTCTTGTGCACTCAACAGATAAAGGAAATATCAAGGAAGGAATACAAAAGCTTGAAG GCGGTCTTAGGGGTGTACTGGGTGAACTTAGCCCAGTTCAAAAGAGAGAGATGCTTTATCTTCTCGCAGTTGGACATTACAGAGATGGTGACTATGCAAGTAGCTTATCTTACTTGAACCAATGTTTGGAG ATTGCACCCCACTTCAACTAA